The sequence below is a genomic window from Mycobacterium sp. ITM-2016-00316.
TTCCCGCACTGGAACATTGACACACCGATCCCCCGAAAACGGGCGATCAGCCTCATCGACGACACCGACCGCGACACCAAGATGCCGGCCCGACAACGCACCCGCGCCCAAGACCGCGCCCAGCGCATCAACACCGAACGCGCACGCAACCAACTCGAACGCGCCCTCGAACTCGCAGAGAGCGACAGCGACCCGCCCTTCTAGCGTGCTCTAACCGGGTCGACACCCACGGCACGCAACGCCGCCAGATCGGGCGTCCCGCACCCGTGCAGACAGACCCGCAGCTCAGAAATGAAGCGCTCCAACCATTCCTGAACGGCCGCCGCCGACTCGATGGCCGGCACCAGCAGCGGATGCGCCACCGCCACCACATCGGCGCCCAGCGCGATCGCCTTCGCCGCGTCCATCCCGGTGCGGATCCCGCCGGAGGCCACCAGCGGCACCCTCGGTAGCGCCGAACGCACCTCGACCAGCGCCTGCGCCGTCGGCAGGCCCCACTCGGCCAGGCCCAGATCGGTGATCCCGCCGTAGCGCACGAACTGCTCCACCCGCGCCCACGACGTCCCGCCGGCACCAGCCACGTCGACCGCGGCCACCCCGACATCGGTCAACGACCTCGCCGCGGCCGCCCCGATCCCATGCCCGACCTCCTTGAGCAGCACCGGATACCCGACTGTGTCGATCACCTCGCGCAGTCGGGCCAGCGACCCGGTGAAATCGGTGTCACCCTGGTACTGCACCGCCTCCTGTAGCGGATTGGTATGCACCGCAAGGGCATTGGCGTCCACAGTTGCCAGGGCGCGGCGCAGTTCGGGCACCATTGCACGGTTCAGTTGGGCCAGCCCGATATTGCCTACCAGCAACACATCGGGTGCGACCTCCCGCACCTGGAAGCTGGGCAGCGACTCCTCGCCGAGCATCACCCGCTGCGAACCCAACATCATGCCCACACCCAGCGCCTGCGCCGCGGTGGCCAGATTGCGGTTGATGGTGCCCGAGAGCTCCGACCCGCCGGTCATCGCACCGATCAGCACCGGCGCCTGCAACGGCACCCCCAGAAACTCCGTGCCCAGGTCGATGCCGGCCAGGCTGGTCTGGGTCAGCGCGTTGTAGGGCAGCCGGTAGCGCTCCAGGCCCGTGGTGACGGTCTGATACTGGACGGCCTCGGACAGGCAGACATCGATGTGACGCCGCTTGCGCACCTGAATGCGGTCATCGAAACCGGGGCCGATGGTCACCAGCCCGAGACTGCCACATCCGGACGCCTCGCCTCGATGAGATGCCGAGTGGAATGCGCACGGCGACCAGGTGCTCGAACATGGCAGCCAGTGTCGCCTGAGACAATGGCCGGGTGTCAGATGCCTTATGGATCGCGATTGCGGTCGTAGCCGTCCTGCTTGTCACCGCGCTGGTCGTCGGGCTGGTGCGCTACCGCAAGCGGCGGATCTCCCTGTCCGCGCCGGACACCACCACTCAGATCGACAAGTCGGGTGGCTATAAGGCCTCATCGGGCATCACGTTCAGCGGGCCGGACACCACGGAGGCCGAGAAGGTCGACCCCACCGGGCTGCCCGGGGTGGGCGACGACGCCGCCGTGCCGCGCGACGCCCCCAAGCGCACCATCGCCGAAGTCAAACTGCCCGAGCCGCCCGTCGTCGAGCCGCCCAAGCCGGAGCCGACCCCGGAGCCGACCCCGGAGCCCACCCCGGAGCCGACCCCCGAGCCGGAGCCCACTCCCGAGCCCGAACCGGTCGCAACCCCCGAGATCGAGGCGATCGCCCCGGCCGAGGGCCGGCTGGAACGCCTGCGCGGGCGCCTGGCCAAATCGCAGAGCACCCTGGGCCGCGGCGTGCTCGGCCTGCTCGGCGGCGGCGACCTCGACGAGGAGTCCTGGGAGGAGATCGAGGACACCCTGCTGATCGCCGACCTCGGACCGGTCGTCACCCAGAACGTCATCGCCGCGCTGCGCGCCAAGATGGCCAGCGCCTCCGTGCGCACCGAGGCCGACGCCCGCACGGTGCTCAAGGAGGTGCTGATCTCCGAGCTGCGCCCCGACCTGGACCGCTCCATCCGTGCGCTGCCGCACGATGACAAGCCCTCGGTCCTGCTGGTCGTCGGCGTCAACGGCACCGGCAAGACCACCACCGTCGGCAAGCTGGCCCGCGTCCTGGTCGCCGACGGGCGCCGCGTCGTGCTGGGCGCCGCGGACACCTTCCGCGCCGCCGCCGCCGATCAGCTGCAGAGCTGGGGTTCCCGCGTCGGCGCCGACACCGTCCGCGGCCCCGAGGGCGCCGACCCCGCCTCGGTCGCATTCGACGCCGTCGACAAGGGCATCCAGAACGGCGCCGACGTCGTCGTCATCGACACCGCCGGACGCCTGCACACCAAAACCGGCCTGATGGACGAGCTCGGCAAGGTCAAACGTGTCGTGGAGAAGCGCGCCAAGGTCGACGAGGTGCTGCTCGTCCTGGACGCCACCATCGGGCAGAACAGCCTGCCGCAGGCCAAGGTGTTCGCCGAGGTTGTCGCCATCACCGGAGTGGTGCTCACCAAGCTCGACGGCACTGCCAAGGGCGGTATCGTTTTCCGCATTCAGCAGGAGCTCGGTGTCCCGGTGAAGCTGGTCGGGCTCGGCGAAGGACCCGACGATCTGGCGCCGTTCGAGCCCGCCGCATTCGTCGATGCGCTCCTCGGATAGCCGTTTGGCAACGCAGAAACACACGTGTAACAGACAAGGCCAATCCGTTCACGCGCGCGAAACATCTGTGAACCACGGATGAAACGCGCGCAAAAGAGTCTCTTCGGGAGGCCGATTCATCGGCGAAATCCCGAGGAGGTTCACACAAAGTGGTCTTTGCCTTAAGCGACGTCGTCACGGCTTTGCCGGACGATAGTTTCCTGCCGTTCGGCCCGGATGGATTGGACACCGGTAACACCGCCTGGGTCCTCATCTCGGCAGCCCTGGTGTTGTTCATGACGCCCGGCCTCGCCTTCTTCTACGGTGGTCTGTCACGGCAGAAGTCCGTGCTGAACATGATGATGATGTCGTTCGGCTCGCTGGGCGTGGTCAGCGTCATCTATGTGCTGTGGGGCTACTCGATGTCCTTCTCCGCGGGACACACCGGTGAGCAGCCCGGGCTGTTCTTCGACAGCCCGTTCGCGTTGTTCGGCGTGAACCAGCTCGCCGAGGTCCGCGAGATCGACGGCGTCGAGACCTTCGTCTACGGCGGCTTCGGCACCGTTCCGGCCATCGTCTGGGTCGCCTTCCAGCTGACCTTCGCCGTCATCACCGTCGCGCTGATCAGCGGCGCGGTCGCCGAGCGCATGAAGTTCGGCACCTGGCTGGTCTTCGGCGGCCTCTGGGTCACCATCGTGTACTTCCCGCTGTCGCACATGGTCTGGGGCGGTGGCCTGCTCTCGGCCAGCGACCAGGGCCTGGCGGCCAAGCTGTTCGGTGTCGACGAGGAAGGTGCGGCCAACGTCGCACCCATCGACTTCGCCGGTGGCACAGTCGTTCACATCAACGCCGGTATGGCCGCACTGGTTCTCGCGCTGCTGCTGGGTAAGCGGGTCGGCTTCGGCAAGACCGCTTTCCGTCCGCACAACATCCCGTTCGTGATGCTCGGTGCC
It includes:
- the fni gene encoding type 2 isopentenyl-diphosphate Delta-isomerase; the protein is MTIGPGFDDRIQVRKRRHIDVCLSEAVQYQTVTTGLERYRLPYNALTQTSLAGIDLGTEFLGVPLQAPVLIGAMTGGSELSGTINRNLATAAQALGVGMMLGSQRVMLGEESLPSFQVREVAPDVLLVGNIGLAQLNRAMVPELRRALATVDANALAVHTNPLQEAVQYQGDTDFTGSLARLREVIDTVGYPVLLKEVGHGIGAAAARSLTDVGVAAVDVAGAGGTSWARVEQFVRYGGITDLGLAEWGLPTAQALVEVRSALPRVPLVASGGIRTGMDAAKAIALGADVVAVAHPLLVPAIESAAAVQEWLERFISELRVCLHGCGTPDLAALRAVGVDPVRAR
- the ftsY gene encoding signal recognition particle-docking protein FtsY, producing the protein MSDALWIAIAVVAVLLVTALVVGLVRYRKRRISLSAPDTTTQIDKSGGYKASSGITFSGPDTTEAEKVDPTGLPGVGDDAAVPRDAPKRTIAEVKLPEPPVVEPPKPEPTPEPTPEPTPEPTPEPEPTPEPEPVATPEIEAIAPAEGRLERLRGRLAKSQSTLGRGVLGLLGGGDLDEESWEEIEDTLLIADLGPVVTQNVIAALRAKMASASVRTEADARTVLKEVLISELRPDLDRSIRALPHDDKPSVLLVVGVNGTGKTTTVGKLARVLVADGRRVVLGAADTFRAAAADQLQSWGSRVGADTVRGPEGADPASVAFDAVDKGIQNGADVVVIDTAGRLHTKTGLMDELGKVKRVVEKRAKVDEVLLVLDATIGQNSLPQAKVFAEVVAITGVVLTKLDGTAKGGIVFRIQQELGVPVKLVGLGEGPDDLAPFEPAAFVDALLG
- a CDS encoding ammonium transporter; translation: MTPGLAFFYGGLSRQKSVLNMMMMSFGSLGVVSVIYVLWGYSMSFSAGHTGEQPGLFFDSPFALFGVNQLAEVREIDGVETFVYGGFGTVPAIVWVAFQLTFAVITVALISGAVAERMKFGTWLVFGGLWVTIVYFPLSHMVWGGGLLSASDQGLAAKLFGVDEEGAANVAPIDFAGGTVVHINAGMAALVLALLLGKRVGFGKTAFRPHNIPFVMLGAAILWFGWFGFNVGSEGGADMLAGLVWVNTTAATAAAMLGWLIVERLRDGHATSVGAASGVVAGLVAITPACGNLTPVWSLVVGAIAGVLSALAIGLKYKFGYDDSLDVVGVHLVAGLWGTVALGFFATDAGLFVGGDYKQLVVQIVIAGVALLFTAVLTTIIAFAVKPLGWRVSKEDEDTGIDETEHAETAYELA